One region of Trinickia violacea genomic DNA includes:
- the rsmH gene encoding 16S rRNA (cytosine(1402)-N(4))-methyltransferase RsmH translates to MGNELQHRTVLLEEAVNALITRPDGVYVDGTFGRGGHSRAVLGRLSEVGRLIAFDKDPLAIATAQTIADKRFEIVHESFAALGREVAARGVGRLSGVLLDLGVSSPQLDDPERGFSFRADGPLDMRMDPTRGESAADWLARATQQELTEVIRDYGEERFAVQIAKALVARRAESDRLGPLVTTGELAQIVAHAVKTREKGKDPATRTFQAIRIHVNQELAELQVVLEAALSLLEQGGRLVVISFHSLEDRIVKRFMQAHASAPAVDRRLPIRAVDLPSPPLKLLGRVFASDAEVEANPRARSAVMRVAERLAP, encoded by the coding sequence ATGGGAAACGAATTGCAGCATCGCACGGTGCTGCTGGAAGAAGCGGTCAACGCGCTCATCACGCGGCCGGACGGTGTCTATGTAGACGGGACCTTCGGGCGTGGCGGGCACAGCCGTGCGGTGTTGGGCCGGTTGAGCGAAGTGGGCCGGTTGATTGCGTTCGACAAGGACCCGTTGGCGATCGCCACGGCGCAGACGATCGCAGACAAGCGTTTCGAGATTGTGCACGAGAGTTTTGCCGCGCTTGGCCGCGAGGTCGCGGCGCGCGGGGTAGGGCGGTTGTCGGGGGTGTTGCTGGATCTGGGCGTGTCGTCGCCGCAACTTGACGATCCGGAACGAGGCTTCAGTTTTCGCGCCGACGGCCCCCTCGACATGCGGATGGACCCGACGCGCGGCGAGTCCGCAGCCGACTGGCTCGCGCGGGCAACGCAGCAGGAACTGACGGAGGTGATACGAGATTATGGGGAAGAACGGTTTGCTGTTCAGATTGCAAAGGCGCTTGTTGCTCGCCGGGCAGAGTCCGACCGTCTTGGGCCTCTCGTCACCACGGGGGAGCTTGCCCAAATCGTGGCTCACGCCGTCAAGACACGTGAGAAGGGTAAGGACCCGGCAACCCGCACCTTTCAGGCTATACGGATTCACGTCAATCAAGAGCTTGCGGAGCTGCAAGTCGTACTAGAGGCTGCATTGTCGTTGTTGGAGCAAGGGGGGCGGCTGGTGGTCATCAGCTTTCATTCGCTCGAGGACCGGATCGTCAAGCGATTCATGCAGGCGCACGCGAGTGCGCCTGCGGTCGACCGCCGCCTGCCGATTCGTGCCGTCGATCTGCCCAGCCCGCCGCTCAAGCTGCTCGGCCGCGTGTTTGCCAGCGACGCCGAAGTCGAGGCCAATCCGCGTGCCCGCTCGGCGGTGATGCGCGTCGCGGAGCGCCTCGCGCCATGA
- the mraZ gene encoding division/cell wall cluster transcriptional repressor MraZ, translating into MFQGASALTLDAKGRMSVPSRYREALQGQAEGRVTLTKHPDGCLLLFPRPEWELFRQKIAALPMDAHWWRRIFLGNASDIDLDSAGRILVSPELRLAAGLEKEVMLLGMGSHFELWDAQTYAAKEQAAMAQGMPDALKNFTF; encoded by the coding sequence GTGTTCCAAGGGGCGTCGGCGCTGACGCTCGATGCGAAAGGGCGGATGTCGGTTCCGTCTCGCTATCGGGAAGCGCTGCAAGGACAGGCAGAAGGACGGGTGACGCTGACCAAGCACCCGGACGGCTGCCTGTTGCTGTTTCCGCGCCCGGAGTGGGAACTCTTCCGTCAAAAGATCGCCGCGCTGCCGATGGATGCGCACTGGTGGCGCCGGATTTTTCTCGGTAACGCGTCGGATATCGATCTCGACAGCGCTGGCCGGATCCTCGTGTCGCCCGAATTGCGCTTGGCCGCCGGGCTGGAGAAAGAAGTCATGTTGTTGGGCATGGGCAGCCACTTCGAGTTGTGGGATGCGCAGACTTACGCCGCCAAGGAGCAGGCGGCGATGGCGCAGGGCATGCCGGATGCGTTGAAGAATTTCACGTTCTGA
- the coq7 gene encoding 2-polyprenyl-3-methyl-6-methoxy-1,4-benzoquinone monooxygenase → MTLDELITEFDRGLRSMAGVSRMSRPVPTPPAAEAEPAEPVQLTPAERAHSAGLMRVNHVGEVCAQALYQAQKLATSSPTLKAAFEHAASEEEDHLAWTAKRLAELDSRPSLLNPFWYTGALAIGFAAGSFGDKVSLGFMAETERQVEKHLESHLKKLPEADRESRAIVDQMRIDEVSHGKTAAESGGVELPFPVRALMKAASKVMTRTAYYV, encoded by the coding sequence ATGACGCTAGACGAGTTGATCACCGAATTTGACCGGGGTTTGCGGTCGATGGCAGGCGTTAGTCGCATGAGCCGTCCCGTTCCGACGCCCCCCGCTGCGGAAGCCGAACCCGCCGAACCGGTTCAGTTGACACCGGCAGAGCGCGCGCATTCGGCCGGGCTGATGCGCGTCAATCATGTCGGCGAGGTTTGCGCGCAGGCGCTTTATCAGGCGCAAAAGCTGGCGACCAGCTCGCCGACGCTCAAGGCGGCCTTCGAGCATGCGGCCAGCGAAGAGGAAGACCATCTCGCGTGGACTGCAAAGCGGCTTGCCGAGCTCGACTCGCGTCCGAGCCTGCTCAATCCGTTCTGGTACACGGGTGCACTCGCCATCGGATTCGCGGCCGGCAGCTTCGGCGACAAGGTGAGCCTCGGCTTCATGGCCGAGACGGAGCGCCAGGTCGAGAAGCATCTGGAGAGCCATCTGAAGAAGCTGCCGGAGGCTGACCGCGAGTCGCGCGCGATCGTCGATCAAATGCGGATCGACGAGGTTTCGCACGGCAAGACTGCAGCGGAATCGGGCGGCGTCGAGCTGCCTTTTCCGGTTCGAGCGCTGATGAAAGCCGCGTCGAAAGTCATGACGCGCACCGCCTACTACGTTTGA
- a CDS encoding long-chain fatty acid--CoA ligase, whose product MEKIWLKSYPPGVPAEIDPAQYASVGDLLEESFGRYRTRPAFVCMGKSMTYGELDEQSRKLGAWFQSKGLARGARIAIMMPNVLQYPVAIAAILRAGYTVVNVNPLYTPRELEHQLKDSGAEAIVILENFAVTLQAVVRNTAVKHVIVASMGDLMGAKGLLVNFVVRRIKKMVPAWSLPGHVKFNDAVSEGGRHAFKAAQVGPSDIAFLQYTGGTTGVSKGATLTHRNIVANVLQSAAWHEPAHALRADVDQVINVIALPLYHVFALTVCGFLTLRTGGLGILIPNPRDIAGMIKQLKGYAINTFPAVNTLYNAMLNHPDFSKLNVSKLMVANGGGMAVQEAVAKRWYAATHAPIVEGYGLSETSPCVTCNPVTATEYSGTIGVPLPSTEVSIRDDDGNALPLGQAGEICIRGPQVMAGYWNRPDETAKVMTADGFFKSGDIGVMDERGFVKIVDRKKDMILVSGFNVYPNEIEDVVAKHPGVFEVAAVGVPDQHSGEAVKLFIVKKDPALTDTDVFAFCKEQLTGYKRPKLIEFRNELPKTNVGKILRRALRDGRG is encoded by the coding sequence ATGGAAAAAATTTGGCTGAAGTCCTATCCGCCTGGCGTCCCCGCCGAGATCGATCCCGCTCAGTACGCTTCCGTCGGCGATTTGCTTGAAGAGAGCTTCGGCCGATACCGCACACGGCCCGCCTTCGTCTGCATGGGCAAATCGATGACCTACGGCGAGCTCGATGAGCAATCGCGCAAGCTCGGCGCGTGGTTCCAGTCGAAAGGGCTCGCTCGCGGCGCGCGTATCGCGATCATGATGCCGAACGTATTGCAGTATCCGGTGGCGATCGCCGCGATCTTGCGCGCTGGATATACGGTCGTGAACGTGAATCCGCTTTATACGCCCCGCGAACTCGAGCATCAGCTCAAGGACAGCGGCGCCGAAGCCATCGTCATTCTCGAAAATTTCGCGGTGACGTTGCAGGCGGTTGTGCGCAATACGGCCGTCAAACATGTGATCGTGGCGTCGATGGGCGACTTGATGGGCGCGAAGGGGTTGCTCGTCAATTTCGTCGTGCGGCGTATCAAGAAGATGGTGCCTGCGTGGAGTTTGCCGGGGCACGTCAAATTCAACGATGCCGTCTCGGAGGGCGGGCGTCACGCGTTCAAGGCAGCGCAAGTGGGACCGAGCGATATCGCGTTCCTGCAGTACACCGGTGGAACGACCGGCGTCTCCAAGGGGGCGACGCTCACCCACCGCAACATCGTCGCCAACGTGCTGCAGTCCGCGGCGTGGCACGAGCCGGCGCACGCGCTGCGAGCCGACGTCGATCAGGTGATCAACGTCATCGCGCTGCCGCTTTATCACGTGTTCGCGTTGACGGTCTGCGGGTTTCTCACGCTCCGCACGGGGGGGCTCGGCATCCTGATTCCGAATCCACGTGATATCGCCGGGATGATCAAGCAGTTGAAGGGCTACGCGATCAACACGTTTCCAGCCGTCAACACGCTCTATAACGCGATGCTCAATCACCCGGACTTTTCGAAGCTGAACGTCTCGAAGCTCATGGTGGCGAACGGCGGAGGGATGGCGGTCCAGGAGGCGGTGGCGAAGCGCTGGTATGCCGCGACGCATGCGCCGATCGTCGAAGGCTACGGTCTTTCCGAGACTTCGCCGTGCGTGACGTGCAATCCGGTCACCGCGACCGAATATAGCGGCACGATCGGCGTGCCGTTGCCTTCGACGGAGGTCTCGATTCGCGATGACGACGGAAACGCGTTGCCGCTCGGCCAGGCGGGCGAGATCTGCATTCGCGGACCGCAGGTGATGGCGGGCTACTGGAACCGCCCGGACGAAACGGCGAAGGTGATGACGGCCGACGGCTTCTTCAAGTCGGGCGACATCGGCGTCATGGACGAGCGCGGCTTCGTGAAGATCGTCGATCGAAAGAAGGACATGATCCTGGTGTCGGGCTTCAATGTCTATCCGAACGAGATCGAGGATGTGGTCGCGAAGCATCCGGGGGTCTTCGAGGTCGCGGCGGTTGGCGTGCCGGACCAGCATTCGGGCGAGGCCGTGAAGCTTTTCATCGTCAAGAAGGACCCAGCGCTCACCGATACCGATGTCTTCGCGTTCTGCAAGGAGCAGCTGACCGGATACAAGCGTCCGAAGCTCATCGAATTTCGCAACGAGCTGCCGAAGACGAATGTCGGCAAGATCTTGCGTCGCGCGTTGCGCGACGGGAGAGGTTAG
- a CDS encoding molybdopterin-containing oxidoreductase family protein: MNAPTEFARAVCPHDCPDTCAMRVTVENGRAIKVVGDPDHPPTQGVLCTKVSRYPERVHHPKRLTTPLKRVGRKGEGQFEPISWEEAFALAAPRLSEITKREPQALLPYSYAGTMGLVQGDSIAQRFFHKLGASRLDRTICAAAGAAGLKYTYGASIGMHTEFFEESELILIWGANPIASNLHFWTRAQEAKRRGARLVAIDPYRSLTAEKCHQHIALRPGTDAAFALGMMHVLIVEDLLDHAYIAEHTLGFDELKMRALAYPPSRAAQICGVEAHEIVELARLYGKTRKSAVRLNYGMQRVRGGGNATRAIACLPSLTGAWRDRAGGLLLSSSGWAPVDTHALQRPDLIPGWPASQPRVVNMNAIGDALLHAGDAKFGPKIEAIIVYNSNPVAVAPDSERVAAGFARDDLFTIVLEHFQTDTADYADLLLPATTQLEHFDLHKSYGHTYVMVNEPAIPPVGDALPNTEIFRGIARSMGLQEPALYESDEEVARTALRWNDPTVDGTNWDSLKKAGWLKLKLPDAPFANGGFRTPSGKCEFSSPRLAAEGADPVPDYLPPHESADGAPELAARYPLAMISPPARNFLNSSFVNVESLRSTEGEPHLDIHPADAALRNIGEGDIVRVYNDRGSMQVRARVTERAREGVVVGLSIWWKKLAPDGRNANQVTSQALTDLGGSATFYDCLVEVARA; the protein is encoded by the coding sequence ATGAACGCACCCACCGAATTCGCTCGCGCCGTTTGCCCGCACGATTGCCCGGATACTTGTGCGATGCGGGTCACGGTGGAAAACGGCCGGGCGATCAAAGTGGTCGGCGACCCGGACCATCCGCCGACGCAAGGGGTGCTGTGCACGAAAGTCAGCCGGTATCCCGAGCGCGTCCACCATCCGAAGCGTTTGACGACGCCGCTCAAGCGCGTCGGCCGGAAGGGTGAGGGCCAGTTCGAGCCGATCAGTTGGGAAGAGGCATTCGCTCTCGCTGCGCCCCGGCTGTCCGAAATTACGAAGCGCGAGCCGCAAGCGCTACTGCCGTACAGCTACGCGGGCACAATGGGCCTCGTCCAAGGTGACAGCATCGCCCAGCGCTTCTTTCACAAGCTGGGTGCGTCGCGATTGGACCGCACGATCTGCGCGGCGGCCGGAGCGGCTGGTCTCAAATATACGTATGGCGCAAGCATCGGCATGCACACCGAGTTCTTCGAGGAGAGCGAGCTGATTTTGATCTGGGGCGCCAACCCGATCGCTTCGAACCTGCATTTTTGGACGCGTGCGCAGGAGGCGAAGCGCCGTGGCGCGCGGCTTGTCGCCATCGATCCCTACCGCTCACTCACTGCCGAGAAGTGTCATCAGCACATTGCACTGCGTCCGGGCACGGATGCCGCGTTCGCTTTGGGGATGATGCACGTGCTGATCGTCGAAGATCTGCTCGATCACGCCTATATAGCCGAGCACACGCTGGGATTCGATGAACTGAAGATGCGTGCGCTCGCGTATCCGCCGTCGCGGGCCGCCCAGATATGCGGCGTCGAGGCGCACGAAATCGTCGAACTGGCGCGGCTCTACGGCAAGACACGCAAGTCCGCCGTTCGCCTTAACTACGGCATGCAGCGTGTGCGCGGCGGTGGCAATGCGACGCGCGCGATCGCGTGTCTGCCGTCGTTGACCGGCGCGTGGCGCGATCGCGCGGGCGGGCTGCTGCTGTCATCGTCGGGCTGGGCGCCCGTCGATACGCACGCGCTTCAGCGTCCCGACCTCATCCCGGGTTGGCCCGCGAGCCAGCCCCGCGTCGTCAACATGAACGCGATCGGCGACGCCTTGCTGCACGCGGGCGACGCCAAATTCGGGCCCAAGATCGAGGCGATCATCGTTTACAACTCGAATCCGGTCGCGGTCGCGCCGGATTCGGAACGTGTCGCGGCCGGATTTGCGCGCGACGATCTGTTCACAATCGTCCTCGAGCATTTCCAGACCGATACCGCCGATTACGCCGATCTTTTGCTGCCGGCCACGACCCAACTCGAGCATTTCGATCTCCACAAGTCTTACGGTCATACCTATGTGATGGTGAACGAGCCTGCGATTCCTCCGGTTGGTGACGCATTGCCGAACACGGAAATCTTCCGTGGCATCGCGCGCTCGATGGGTTTGCAAGAGCCGGCGCTCTACGAAAGCGACGAGGAGGTCGCGCGTACTGCGTTGCGCTGGAACGATCCGACAGTCGATGGGACCAATTGGGACTCGTTGAAGAAGGCGGGTTGGCTCAAGCTGAAGCTACCCGATGCGCCGTTCGCCAACGGTGGCTTTCGCACGCCGTCAGGGAAATGCGAATTTTCGAGCCCGAGGCTGGCGGCCGAAGGCGCCGACCCGGTGCCCGACTATCTGCCGCCACACGAATCCGCGGACGGCGCGCCCGAACTCGCTGCCCGCTATCCGCTCGCGATGATTTCCCCGCCCGCGCGCAATTTCCTGAACAGCAGCTTCGTCAACGTCGAGAGCCTGCGCTCGACGGAAGGCGAGCCGCATCTCGACATCCATCCTGCCGACGCGGCTTTGCGCAACATCGGAGAAGGCGACATCGTGCGTGTCTATAACGATCGCGGTTCGATGCAAGTCCGCGCTCGCGTGACTGAGCGGGCGCGGGAAGGCGTCGTAGTCGGTTTGTCGATCTGGTGGAAGAAGCTCGCTCCGGACGGACGAAACGCCAACCAAGTTACGAGCCAGGCGCTGACCGATCTAGGCGGTTCGGCGACTTTCTACGATTGTCTTGTCGAAGTCGCGCGCGCCTGA